A single genomic interval of Asinibacterium sp. OR53 harbors:
- the gldN gene encoding gliding motility protein GldN yields the protein MKRITSLMVLAAVLIGSSAMGQFNFGQKKPANNPPSTNQQTTQQPSTVTNKVTGLSNANATAVDTSLKPKKTVDTTTVGGFEETTPRNLRNNTAVERTITREKKPLAYEHLREDDWLYSEMIWREIDAREKMNQNFMYPGKDEMGDQRFFAILLKAIREDSVVAFSAEGGDDRFTKPLQYSDVSKLLKGTLDTQLVQNANNPNVYDTTVIYDTKYAPNPDSIYTFRLKEQWIFDKEASRLFCRIIGIAPVAKIMVNNKPTSKTLFWIHYPDLRQTLTKYLVYNPKNFASRMTWEDLFESRFFSSYVIKTSNNNPTDKFLSGLIKDPLFRLLEGDKIKDRLFNYEQDLWSY from the coding sequence ATGAAAAGAATCACTTCCCTTATGGTTTTGGCTGCGGTACTGATAGGCAGCAGTGCTATGGGACAGTTCAACTTTGGCCAGAAAAAGCCTGCGAACAATCCTCCAAGTACCAACCAGCAGACAACACAGCAGCCCTCTACGGTTACCAACAAAGTAACCGGACTGAGTAATGCCAATGCTACTGCTGTTGATACTTCGCTGAAGCCTAAGAAAACAGTGGATACTACTACGGTAGGAGGTTTTGAAGAAACAACCCCCAGGAACCTGAGGAATAACACTGCCGTGGAAAGGACCATTACGAGGGAGAAAAAGCCACTGGCGTATGAGCACTTGCGTGAAGACGACTGGCTGTACAGCGAGATGATCTGGCGTGAGATCGATGCCAGGGAAAAAATGAACCAGAACTTCATGTATCCCGGCAAAGATGAAATGGGCGACCAGCGCTTTTTTGCGATCCTGCTGAAAGCCATTCGTGAAGACAGCGTAGTTGCTTTTTCTGCCGAAGGAGGTGATGACCGTTTTACCAAGCCATTGCAATACAGTGATGTTTCTAAATTGCTGAAAGGCACGCTGGATACACAGCTGGTACAGAACGCCAACAATCCCAATGTGTACGATACCACAGTGATCTATGATACCAAGTATGCACCGAACCCCGATTCTATTTACACTTTCAGGCTGAAGGAACAATGGATATTCGATAAGGAAGCAAGCCGCCTGTTCTGCCGGATCATTGGAATTGCCCCGGTGGCCAAGATCATGGTGAACAACAAACCCACCAGCAAAACGCTGTTCTGGATACATTATCCCGATCTGCGTCAGACCCTGACCAAATACCTGGTGTACAATCCTAAAAATTTCGCCAGCCGTATGACATGGGAAGACCTTTTCGAAAGCCGTTTCTTTTCCAGCTATGTGATCAAAACCAGTAACAACAACCCCACCGATAAGTTCCTAAGTGGCCTGATCAAAGACCCGCTATTCCGTTTGTTGGAGGGTGATAAGATCAAAGACAGACTGTTCAATTATGAGCAGGACCTGTGGTCGTATTAA